DNA from Platichthys flesus chromosome 20, fPlaFle2.1, whole genome shotgun sequence:
TGGCTATAGATGGACAGTTAATGAATCCGTTATACTCTCCGGTGCAATAAGAGTAAGTTCATCCTGCTCCCTGCAAGATGCCAAGTTTAACTCTCAAATAAAAACTTCTTTCAAAAAGTTACTGACCTGTTTTTAGCTGCTGCCGCTCGGTCTCTCTGTCTCCGGTTTTTGAACCAGTTCCCAACTTGAGTCGGTGTCAGTCCGGTGGCGTGGGCCAGCTCCCGCTTCTTCCCCGGGTTCGGGTAGGGGTCCTGCAGGTACCACTCTCGCAGCAGCCCCCTTGTCCGCTCCTTGAAACAGTGCGTCTTCTGCTCTCCGTCCCAGATGGTCCTGGGTAACGGGAACTTCTTCCTCACGCGGTACTTGTCCACGGGTCCGAGTGGCCGCCCCCGGAGCTTCTCTGCCTCCCGGTAGTGAGCTTCGAGCCACATCGCCTGCAATTTGCCGTGCGACGCGCGCGTAAAGCGGTGCGTCTCCAGAATGTGGTACAGCTCGCGGAAGCTCCCGGTGTGGTACGCCACCACGGCGCGGGCCCTCTGCACGGACTCGTGCTCGGAGATGGAGTCGCGCCCGTCCGCGGTCACCGGGAGCGACCAGAGGAAGCGGGCCAGCCGCTCGATGTCCCCGGTCTCCTCCAGAGTCTCGCACACGCTGGCGATCTGCGCCGCGGAGAAGCACAGTCCAGGTAGAGCCATGGGTGGGCAGGCGGAGGGAGTATCCTCCGGGGACCGGGAGCGGGCTAAGGGTGAGGGCCCATCCGCGAAGTGCGgcaggaggaggcgggaggCTGAGAAGAAGTCGAGTGGAGATCTGAAAACCATCTGGTCCACTGAGTGAAGCCCgagaggagacggagacagTCTGACAGAAATGTGCTGAAGTCTGACTCTTTAGTTCACCTGGGAGTCAGGGAGGGACACCGGATCTCACTCCTGATTGGTCACTGTGGAGTTGATGCGAGGTTGTCATGGCAGCACTGTCAGTCAAGCACAGGGGGTTTATCTCCCTCGTTTTACGCACAAGCTGGACACGTAGAGTCCCTCTGGTGTTTACGATTTAACCCAACAGGAAGGTTTGCCATGAAActtattaaatacatatatatgtaaaaaagaaatcaaaggtCACTTAACCTCTTCTTTTCCAGAGCTGTGGAACAGATTAAATGATTCATGGAGTTGATTGGAAGTGATTCAAACATATTGTGCAGAAAAATCATATCAGTACAAGATTGACAGAAACAAAtctaaagagagaaagaaagtggctcacaataaatatatttctttaattgTCATGACCCAATTAATAGTATTTCATTTGAACAAGTGGTCTGTTAAAACTCACATCTGTTTGTGTATTATCTTTATTGTTGAGTTGTATATTTCTTCATGCATGTAAGATGTTTAAAGGAACAAACATTCTCATTTTGATGCCACTTTTTCAAACTTCACTGATGCCTTTATTTCTGCATCACAAACACCATGGAAACAGCCACGTAGCCCTGTGTACTGAAGCTGggcaataattaaaataatatcaataattacCACAGTATAATTGTCATCTTTAGCAATATAAGAAAAGCAGAGTGAGGAGGTATAATACGAAATTGAACCACCTCAAATTTGTCCAAATGTTTTTGCTtcaggagtaaaaaaaaatcagtcaTTAAACTTAAAAGATGTAATAATGTGACTTTTATCATGATGATTATCAATGTCGACTGATTCTGAAACTTTCGTCTCTGTCATTTCCGGCAACATCGCAGGGATGTGGCAAATATTCAGATGTGAACAAATATTCTGACCTAAAGGGGACAGAACAGATTAAATGAATGATTAAACACAAGTAACACAAAGACCATAAGCCTCATGAGCAGGACAGATGCTGATTAAGATGATAAAATAAGGGAGAGTATTCAGAAAAAAATGGACAAATAAACTGACACCTctccgctcctctctctctccctccgctaAGCTGCTTGCATCATTAATAGCAGTAATGTGTTGCGGTAACCCGGTGTGATCGGAAATCTCCTCCAGACCTGAAAGCGTATGTTTCTCTGAGTGTTCTCCCGCCACTCTAATCAATCTCCTGTTCTCTAATATCCATAAGTTCAGAGATCCTAAGCCACAGTGCAGCTCCATTCAGTTACCTTGGATTAGCAGCGCACCCATACACCTCCTGCCAACATTAGTCTAATAGAGAAGCATATTCAATCAACATTAGCACATTTCGGTGGCCCCCCCGGCCATATGCTTTGGAGTGTGGCTCCCTCTGTGCAGCATTAGGCTGTGTACGTGTGCATATAGTGAATATAAGGtgtgaaatatgaatataaatggcATATTTTGgtgcaaaataaaagaaaaataattttttttgtagATGTTATCGTGCATCTTTGCAAGATGATTTGTCACTCGCACATATTAAACTCCTTCAGACACCCCAGTGCAGATGTGCTGGCTGTGAAAAAAGGGGGTCACCCAGCTTTAGGGGGTTAATGCCAATTACCCAGAGAGACAGATGTCCCTACATGGTGGTGTGTGAGGAGGCGTGTGCCAGTTTTCGCCCTGGATGATGCATATGGTCCCGGCTTGTCG
Protein-coding regions in this window:
- the six3b gene encoding homeobox protein SIX3b → MVFRSPLDFFSASRLLLPHFADGPSPLARSRSPEDTPSACPPMALPGLCFSAAQIASVCETLEETGDIERLARFLWSLPVTADGRDSISEHESVQRARAVVAYHTGSFRELYHILETHRFTRASHGKLQAMWLEAHYREAEKLRGRPLGPVDKYRVRKKFPLPRTIWDGEQKTHCFKERTRGLLREWYLQDPYPNPGKKRELAHATGLTPTQVGNWFKNRRQRDRAAAAKNRLQHHMCPDGARALSGGECSPDGSADRADGHTLLSVTDSDSDLDV